The following coding sequences lie in one Chelatococcus sp. YT9 genomic window:
- a CDS encoding branched-chain amino acid ABC transporter permease, with the protein MSQFLQVLLSGLATGAVYALVAIGFTLVWQAAQTVNFAQGEFVMIPAFFVLIGMNWLGLSFWIALLFGLIISVLVLGLAFKKLIVEPILPHGGITLIIATMALGILLKESAKEFYGAEAQPFPAMFPGDPINVFGAVVSLRDLMNLGISLGIVVLLTLFLNRSRTGRCMQATAQNPGVAEILGVDVKRMVLYTFLINAALAALASFLITPVYLAKFSNGETLGLIAFIAAIVGGFNQIRGALVGGLLIGVLDNLTATYVTAQYRAALPLVLLIVIILVRPQGIMGTSEGRTV; encoded by the coding sequence ATGTCCCAATTCCTCCAAGTCCTGCTGTCCGGCCTCGCGACCGGAGCAGTCTATGCGCTCGTCGCGATCGGCTTTACGCTCGTTTGGCAGGCAGCGCAGACGGTCAATTTCGCGCAGGGCGAATTTGTCATGATACCGGCCTTCTTCGTGCTGATCGGCATGAACTGGCTCGGGCTATCGTTCTGGATCGCGCTGCTCTTTGGCCTCATCATATCGGTCCTGGTCCTTGGCCTGGCCTTCAAAAAGCTGATCGTCGAACCCATCCTGCCGCATGGAGGCATTACGCTGATCATCGCAACCATGGCGCTCGGCATCCTTCTGAAGGAGAGCGCGAAAGAGTTCTATGGCGCGGAAGCCCAACCCTTTCCGGCGATGTTTCCCGGCGATCCGATCAATGTGTTCGGTGCCGTCGTTTCCCTGCGCGACCTCATGAACCTTGGTATCTCCCTCGGCATTGTTGTGCTGCTCACTCTCTTCCTCAACCGCAGCCGAACCGGTCGCTGCATGCAGGCGACCGCACAGAATCCGGGTGTGGCGGAGATCCTTGGTGTCGATGTCAAGCGGATGGTGCTCTATACGTTCCTGATCAACGCCGCTCTGGCTGCACTCGCCTCTTTCCTGATCACGCCCGTATATTTGGCAAAGTTCTCCAATGGCGAGACGTTGGGGCTTATCGCTTTCATCGCGGCCATCGTCGGCGGCTTCAACCAGATTCGGGGCGCGCTCGTCGGCGGTCTGCTGATTGGCGTGCTCGACAACCTGACCGCGACATATGTCACGGCGCAGTATCGTGCCGCCCTGCCGCTGGTCCTGCTCATCGTTATAATTCTGGTGCGTCCGCAAGGCATCATGGGCACCTCCGAGGGGAGGACGGTCTGA
- a CDS encoding ABC transporter substrate-binding protein, which translates to MVAWPAVTATAKAADTVKLGMVAELSGAGAPSGTNWRDGAKLAVSEVNAAGGILGKKVEMSEYDTQTDPQVSRALVQKAIDEGVIAIIGTVYSGSTMVNMLVAKQNSIPQFVGSEAPAIVEKGNPFVYRTSSGAQKGVPALTPFFKDTLKAKKVGVAWVNNEFGKGGRTVFLEEMKKAGIEVVADVASEQAQTDYAADVAKLKSANPDAVFVYMNQEESARFLIEAKKQALAMPLVGEVTLTEAKVIELAGGAANGAIAHVGVTATATQVPGIAAFAKSFEETFKRKPTHDAIKGYVGVWATKYVTDLVGKTDGEAFSQKMRGLCLKAADYPKILLDTCWDDRGEMSRPSFMVQVKDGSPVVIGTVPAN; encoded by the coding sequence ATGGTGGCGTGGCCAGCTGTTACTGCAACCGCAAAGGCGGCCGACACGGTGAAGCTCGGCATGGTGGCGGAGCTGTCAGGGGCAGGAGCGCCCTCCGGCACCAACTGGCGCGATGGAGCCAAGCTCGCCGTTTCCGAGGTTAATGCTGCTGGCGGCATCCTCGGCAAGAAGGTCGAGATGTCGGAGTACGATACGCAGACTGACCCACAGGTGTCGCGCGCGCTCGTCCAGAAGGCGATCGATGAAGGCGTTATCGCGATCATCGGCACGGTTTATTCCGGTTCGACGATGGTCAACATGCTGGTAGCGAAGCAGAATAGCATCCCCCAATTCGTCGGCTCAGAGGCGCCGGCTATCGTCGAAAAAGGCAACCCCTTTGTTTATCGCACCTCATCCGGTGCTCAGAAGGGCGTACCTGCGCTGACTCCTTTTTTCAAGGACACGCTGAAGGCCAAAAAGGTTGGCGTCGCGTGGGTTAATAACGAATTCGGAAAAGGCGGACGAACGGTCTTTTTAGAAGAAATGAAGAAGGCCGGCATCGAGGTCGTTGCCGACGTCGCATCGGAGCAGGCCCAGACGGACTACGCCGCCGACGTAGCCAAGCTCAAGAGCGCCAACCCTGATGCCGTCTTCGTCTACATGAACCAGGAGGAATCTGCTCGCTTCCTCATCGAGGCGAAGAAGCAGGCTTTGGCGATGCCGCTCGTAGGTGAGGTCACGTTGACCGAAGCCAAGGTCATCGAACTCGCGGGCGGCGCAGCCAACGGCGCCATCGCCCATGTCGGTGTCACGGCGACCGCGACACAAGTCCCGGGTATCGCCGCTTTCGCAAAATCCTTCGAAGAGACTTTCAAGCGCAAGCCGACCCATGATGCCATCAAGGGCTATGTCGGCGTCTGGGCGACCAAATACGTGACGGATCTGGTCGGTAAGACCGATGGTGAAGCGTTTTCCCAGAAGATGCGCGGCCTATGCCTCAAGGCGGCGGACTATCCCAAGATCCTGCTCGATACCTGCTGGGACGATCGCGGCGAAATGTCCCGCCCAAGCTTCATGGTTCAGGTCAAGGATGGCTCGCCGGTCGTGATCGGCACGGTTCCCGCCAACTGA
- a CDS encoding carboxymuconolactone decarboxylase family protein, producing MTPEGQKELDKIRNVRGYTLPLHEVLADLNPEFVRRYGDLASFVIFGDEEGRALDLKTRFLVMVGVTTAAKGDREGIEWSAARAMKAGATWNEVREAAFMAALPCGMPTFEAACRVFQDMEKGHGLVPQEVEITRSGVDAE from the coding sequence ATGACACCCGAAGGCCAGAAAGAACTCGACAAGATCCGTAACGTGCGTGGCTATACCTTGCCGCTTCACGAAGTGCTGGCTGATCTCAACCCCGAGTTCGTGCGCCGATACGGCGATCTTGCGTCCTTTGTCATCTTCGGCGACGAAGAAGGGCGGGCGCTCGATCTCAAGACTCGTTTTCTCGTCATGGTTGGAGTGACGACGGCTGCCAAGGGCGACCGCGAAGGCATCGAGTGGAGCGCCGCCCGCGCGATGAAGGCAGGTGCTACCTGGAACGAGGTTCGCGAGGCAGCATTCATGGCAGCGCTGCCATGCGGCATGCCGACCTTCGAAGCAGCATGTCGCGTCTTCCAGGATATGGAAAAGGGCCATGGCCTGGTGCCGCAAGAGGTGGAAATCACCCGCAGCGGTGTAGATGCCGAATAA
- a CDS encoding FAD-dependent oxidoreductase yields MRDFKYLFEPCQLGRHTAKNRIWMTAHATLLVKDHLFTDEHIAYYVERAKGGVGVITMEAMAAHPTTQPYKGKAFAFDPRMVAQYRKIADAVHQHGVKILAQPWHRGRQTSSVANGLPVWAPSAIPCAVYREMPHVMTQDDIAEIVEGYRLSARYAREGGLDGVEVHGMAHGYLLGQFLSPATNHRNDAYGGSLENRLRIVTEIIDATREETGPDLIVGIRINSDDGLEGGLGPHDWAEIARRLEATGKLDYVSCSHGTYVNRMLIYPTSPEEHGFQLPATRIVKQAVGLPVVGVGRIVTPEEGEAFLADGACDFIGLSRALIADPYWALKAQERRTSEVRPCVGANWCMESIFAQAPIACIHNPAAGAEHEIGEDKHAPATQRKKVAVVGGGPGGMRAAATLARRGHEVTLFEARDRLGGQAAWFTRAEIRKELKGIITHLEGELERGGVLVRLDTRAGRHDLENFEAVVVATGSTPLRHGWTPLRPSRWAGEAVPGTGQPHVLTLADVLGSDHGPAIGRRVVVYDSLGGRQGAVVTDFLASAGHEVTFVTPLGQASPGLSASRDWGKVYGRLRRLGVSFRCDRELIAIGESSIRERDVYTREEHDSPADTVVLVLGSSANDTLFHELRADGRIQGLYMIGDCMAPRRVSDAIREGERVARLI; encoded by the coding sequence ATGAGGGATTTCAAGTATCTCTTCGAGCCGTGCCAACTCGGCCGCCATACCGCGAAGAACCGCATCTGGATGACGGCTCACGCTACCTTGCTCGTCAAGGACCATCTCTTCACCGACGAGCACATTGCTTACTACGTCGAGCGAGCCAAGGGCGGCGTAGGGGTGATCACGATGGAGGCGATGGCCGCGCATCCGACCACCCAGCCCTACAAGGGCAAGGCTTTTGCTTTTGATCCGCGCATGGTCGCGCAATACCGCAAGATCGCCGATGCAGTGCATCAGCATGGCGTCAAGATCCTGGCACAGCCCTGGCATCGCGGGCGGCAGACGAGTTCGGTCGCCAATGGTCTCCCGGTATGGGCGCCGTCGGCGATCCCTTGCGCGGTGTACCGCGAGATGCCGCATGTGATGACGCAGGACGACATCGCCGAGATCGTGGAGGGGTATAGGCTGTCCGCGCGCTATGCCCGTGAGGGTGGGCTCGACGGTGTCGAAGTCCATGGGATGGCCCATGGTTATCTGCTGGGGCAGTTTCTGTCGCCGGCGACCAACCATCGCAACGACGCCTATGGCGGCAGCCTGGAAAACCGCCTGCGCATCGTGACGGAGATCATCGACGCAACACGGGAGGAAACAGGGCCCGATCTTATCGTCGGTATCCGCATCAACTCCGACGATGGCCTGGAAGGCGGGCTCGGTCCCCACGATTGGGCGGAGATCGCCCGGCGGCTCGAGGCGACGGGGAAGCTCGACTATGTCTCCTGCAGCCATGGCACCTACGTCAACAGGATGCTGATCTATCCGACGTCGCCGGAGGAGCATGGGTTCCAGCTTCCCGCAACACGGATCGTGAAGCAGGCTGTCGGTCTGCCCGTGGTGGGCGTGGGCCGCATCGTGACGCCGGAGGAGGGCGAGGCCTTTCTCGCGGACGGGGCCTGCGATTTCATCGGCCTGTCGCGTGCGCTTATCGCGGATCCGTACTGGGCCTTGAAAGCCCAGGAGCGGCGCACGTCCGAGGTGCGGCCTTGCGTGGGAGCCAACTGGTGCATGGAATCGATTTTCGCGCAGGCGCCGATTGCCTGCATTCATAACCCTGCCGCGGGAGCGGAGCATGAGATCGGCGAGGACAAGCATGCGCCGGCCACGCAGCGCAAGAAGGTCGCGGTTGTTGGCGGTGGGCCTGGCGGCATGCGGGCTGCCGCAACGCTTGCCCGGCGCGGACACGAGGTCACTCTGTTCGAAGCACGGGATCGGCTCGGCGGCCAGGCTGCCTGGTTTACGCGTGCGGAGATCCGCAAGGAGCTAAAGGGTATCATCACCCATCTGGAAGGGGAACTCGAACGCGGCGGGGTGCTGGTCCGGCTCGATACCCGTGCCGGCCGCCATGATCTGGAGAATTTCGAGGCCGTGGTCGTCGCGACGGGCTCAACCCCGCTGCGGCATGGCTGGACGCCTTTGCGTCCGAGCCGCTGGGCAGGCGAGGCCGTGCCCGGCACAGGTCAGCCCCATGTTCTCACATTGGCCGACGTTCTCGGAAGCGACCATGGGCCAGCGATAGGCCGTCGTGTCGTCGTGTACGATTCCCTCGGCGGCCGTCAGGGTGCCGTCGTCACGGATTTTCTGGCGAGTGCCGGCCATGAGGTCACGTTCGTCACGCCCCTCGGACAGGCTTCGCCTGGGCTCTCAGCCAGCCGCGACTGGGGCAAGGTCTATGGTCGGCTGAGGCGACTTGGGGTCAGTTTTCGCTGCGATCGCGAACTCATCGCTATCGGCGAAAGTAGTATCCGAGAGCGCGATGTATATACGCGTGAGGAGCATGACAGCCCCGCGGATACCGTTGTTCTTGTATTGGGATCGTCCGCCAACGATACGCTCTTTCACGAGCTTCGGGCTGATGGCCGTATTCAAGGCCTATACATGATCGGAGACTGCATGGCGCCGCGCCGAGTCAGCGATGCCATCCGCGAAGGCGAGCGCGTCGCTCGCCTGATCTGA
- a CDS encoding oligopeptide/dipeptide ABC transporter ATP-binding protein, whose translation MADLLTVENVSKRFGRGDHVVRAVNDVCLTVAPGEILGIVGESGSGKSTLGRLITRLIDASQGRVLFAGADLGTLSPRALRHVRSDLQMVFQDPWAALNPRLSIGYLIEEPLKLHTTLDAASRRRRVSELAARVRLSDALLARLPADLSGGQLQRVCIARALASNPRLLVLDEPTSSLDLSVRAGILDLLLELKRELGLAMIFISHDLGTVRLISDRVLVLYLGRVVEVGSGPAIFAAPQHPYTQALLSAYLPPDPRESRHRIVLKGEIPSPINLPPGCSFASRCPLVRDDCRLVPPELRPAGRGQLAACNRLDDSSNIIALGTAP comes from the coding sequence ATGGCTGACCTGCTCACCGTCGAGAATGTCTCGAAACGCTTCGGGCGGGGCGACCATGTCGTGCGGGCTGTCAACGACGTCTGCCTTACGGTCGCGCCCGGGGAGATCCTCGGCATCGTGGGGGAAAGCGGCTCGGGCAAATCAACCCTCGGCCGCCTGATCACCCGATTGATCGATGCATCGCAGGGCCGCGTCCTGTTCGCGGGCGCGGACCTCGGCACACTATCCCCACGCGCTCTGCGCCATGTCCGCAGCGATCTGCAGATGGTCTTCCAAGACCCGTGGGCAGCGCTGAACCCGCGCCTCAGCATCGGCTACCTCATCGAAGAGCCGCTCAAGCTCCACACCACACTCGATGCAGCGTCACGGCGGCGCCGCGTCAGTGAGCTTGCTGCGCGGGTGCGGCTGTCCGATGCCCTGCTGGCGCGATTGCCGGCCGATCTGTCCGGGGGCCAACTCCAGCGTGTCTGCATAGCCCGTGCGCTCGCCAGCAATCCGCGTCTGCTCGTGCTCGATGAGCCGACGAGTTCGCTCGATCTGTCGGTGAGAGCAGGGATCCTTGATCTGCTGCTCGAACTGAAGCGCGAACTCGGCCTTGCGATGATATTCATCAGCCATGATCTCGGCACGGTCCGCCTGATCTCGGATCGCGTGCTCGTGCTCTATCTCGGGCGCGTGGTCGAGGTCGGGAGCGGCCCGGCCATCTTCGCGGCCCCGCAGCACCCCTATACCCAGGCGCTGCTCTCAGCCTACCTGCCGCCAGACCCGCGCGAGAGCCGGCACCGGATCGTCCTGAAGGGCGAAATCCCCAGCCCGATAAACCTGCCCCCCGGCTGCTCCTTCGCCTCGCGCTGCCCGCTGGTGCGGGATGATTGTCGCCTTGTGCCTCCCGAGCTGCGGCCGGCGGGGCGAGGGCAACTCGCCGCCTGCAATCGTCTCGACGACAGCAGCAACATCATTGCACTGGGAACTGCACCATGA
- a CDS encoding ABC transporter ATP-binding protein, which produces MSDPVLSIRNIEKSFGGIRAVRGVSFDVHKGEILGLIGPNGSGKSTLFNCILGQLSPDAGHVSVNGRSVSGMRASELNKLGVGRTFQQLSVFPKMSVLDNIILAGQEHHGTIMSRLFGPSDAGLTEEADRMIAFFRLRHLRDELAGSLSYGQQKLVDAAMAFMAGPSLVLLDEPAGGVNLTMLSHFKERLATYNAEHGTTFVVIEHNMEFVMSLCTRIIVLAEGQIIAEGTPGEIRSNQTVIDAYLGG; this is translated from the coding sequence ATGAGTGATCCCGTCCTTTCCATCCGCAACATTGAGAAGAGCTTCGGCGGCATTCGCGCGGTGCGCGGGGTATCCTTCGACGTCCACAAAGGCGAGATACTGGGGCTGATCGGTCCCAACGGTTCCGGCAAGTCGACGTTGTTCAACTGTATTCTGGGGCAGCTTTCGCCAGACGCTGGCCATGTTTCGGTCAATGGCCGTTCGGTTTCCGGCATGCGTGCCTCGGAGCTCAACAAACTGGGCGTTGGCCGCACCTTCCAGCAGCTTTCGGTGTTTCCGAAGATGTCGGTGCTCGACAACATCATACTCGCCGGGCAGGAGCACCATGGCACAATAATGTCGCGGCTATTTGGCCCGTCGGATGCGGGCCTGACGGAAGAGGCGGATCGGATGATTGCCTTCTTCCGGCTGCGGCATTTGCGCGACGAACTGGCAGGCTCGCTCTCTTATGGCCAGCAAAAGCTCGTGGACGCGGCGATGGCCTTCATGGCTGGTCCCAGCCTCGTGCTGCTCGACGAACCTGCCGGCGGCGTCAACTTGACGATGCTGTCGCATTTCAAGGAACGCTTGGCCACGTACAATGCGGAGCATGGCACGACTTTCGTCGTCATTGAGCACAACATGGAATTCGTGATGAGCCTCTGCACGCGCATCATCGTGCTCGCCGAGGGTCAAATCATTGCCGAAGGAACGCCTGGCGAGATCCGGTCCAACCAGACCGTGATCGATGCGTATCTCGGAGGATGA
- a CDS encoding ABC transporter ATP-binding protein: MLELKAVHGGYGKITILNGISFSIPKASITTVIGPNGAGKSTVFKAIFGLLSIHSGQIFLEGKDVTRHTPRQMISSGVTYVPQGRNVVPQLSVYHNLELGGITAPDQARVKRRIEAVMDQFPMLREFRDRKAIELSGGQQKQLEVARALLLDPKLILIDEPSIGLSPNLVQEVFRTLTRLRDQGVAVLMVEQNAKAALAISDYGLVLELGQTRMHDTADKLLADPRVGQLFLGGHVESDPAGAAPVHAV, translated from the coding sequence ATGCTCGAACTCAAGGCCGTCCACGGCGGCTATGGCAAGATCACCATCTTGAATGGCATTTCGTTCTCCATTCCAAAGGCTTCGATCACGACAGTGATCGGACCCAATGGCGCTGGAAAATCGACGGTGTTCAAAGCGATTTTCGGGCTGCTCAGCATCCACTCGGGCCAGATTTTCTTGGAAGGGAAGGACGTCACGCGGCATACGCCACGGCAGATGATAAGCAGCGGGGTCACCTATGTGCCGCAGGGACGCAACGTGGTGCCGCAGCTCTCAGTCTATCACAATCTCGAGCTCGGCGGCATTACGGCGCCCGACCAGGCCAGGGTGAAGCGGCGCATCGAGGCGGTGATGGATCAGTTCCCAATGCTGCGCGAATTCCGGGACCGCAAGGCAATCGAGCTCTCCGGCGGGCAGCAGAAGCAACTCGAGGTGGCCCGCGCGCTTTTGCTTGATCCCAAGCTGATCCTGATAGACGAGCCCTCTATCGGCCTTTCGCCCAATCTGGTGCAGGAGGTTTTCCGAACCTTGACCCGCCTGCGCGATCAGGGCGTCGCGGTGCTGATGGTCGAGCAGAACGCCAAAGCTGCGCTCGCCATCTCCGATTATGGGCTCGTGCTCGAGCTCGGCCAAACGCGCATGCACGATACCGCAGACAAGCTTCTTGCCGATCCGCGTGTCGGCCAGCTTTTCCTGGGAGGGCACGTCGAATCCGACCCCGCAGGGGCAGCACCAGTCCATGCGGTTTGA
- a CDS encoding SMP-30/gluconolactonase/LRE family protein produces the protein MRFEVLDAPPNRLGECPLWCWRTSRLWWVDVLAGELWSHDPQTGHCMRHPVRAKRLGSIALRERGGLILACDDGLYAYDPASGEQSFLVDPEPGVTGHRKNDGRADPFGNFWIGTLREADYAPVGALYRVSPELKVERMAEALAIPNALAFDPQRGRMYYADTRAYTIWVCDLDPASGTLGERRVFARTNAPARPDGSCLDAEGYLWNAKYAGGRIVRYTPDGAINVTVNLPTSHPTCCCFGGERLERLYITSASAPRSEATQWEEPLAGRLFTIDPGVSGSPEFCAGL, from the coding sequence ATGCGGTTTGAAGTGCTGGATGCCCCACCCAATCGGTTGGGCGAATGTCCGCTCTGGTGCTGGCGCACCAGCCGCCTTTGGTGGGTCGACGTGCTGGCGGGAGAGCTTTGGAGCCATGATCCGCAGACGGGACATTGCATGCGCCATCCCGTCAGGGCCAAGCGTCTTGGCTCCATTGCCTTGCGGGAGCGGGGCGGGTTGATCCTCGCCTGCGACGATGGGCTCTACGCCTATGATCCTGCGAGCGGTGAGCAGAGCTTTCTGGTTGACCCGGAACCCGGGGTGACAGGCCATCGCAAGAATGACGGGCGGGCCGATCCCTTCGGAAATTTCTGGATCGGCACGCTGCGTGAAGCCGATTACGCGCCGGTCGGCGCGCTCTATCGCGTTTCTCCAGAGCTGAAAGTGGAACGCATGGCCGAAGCGCTGGCCATCCCAAACGCCCTCGCCTTTGATCCACAACGTGGCAGGATGTACTATGCAGATACCCGCGCCTATACAATCTGGGTATGTGATCTCGATCCTGCGAGCGGGACGCTCGGTGAGCGGCGTGTCTTCGCTCGAACCAATGCTCCTGCCCGGCCCGATGGAAGCTGCCTGGATGCCGAAGGTTATCTTTGGAACGCCAAGTATGCTGGCGGCCGTATCGTTCGATATACACCGGATGGCGCGATCAACGTAACGGTCAATCTTCCCACGAGCCATCCCACATGTTGCTGTTTTGGCGGGGAGAGACTTGAACGGCTGTACATCACCTCCGCGAGTGCCCCTCGGTCGGAAGCGACGCAATGGGAGGAGCCCCTGGCGGGTCGCCTTTTCACGATCGATCCCGGCGTATCAGGTAGCCCGGAATTTTGCGCCGGACTGTAA
- a CDS encoding branched-chain amino acid ABC transporter permease, with protein sequence MRRWRLFAIVLLLLAAILLPVGQKNYLVYVLTSWLIFTIAAMGLNLTLGYAGQISLAQASFMAIGAYTTALITLAGWHWVLALPIGLALCFAVGLVLGYPALRVKGHFLAFVTLAFNTLVFLVLRNEEWLTGGTYGLSGMPRPDFGLFSTDRQLPFYYFTLGITVVAALAMWGIVRSPWGRAFKALRENPIRAESLGVDTRRVTLLAFAIGSAYGGLAGALVTPLVQFIEPGSFGLAHSLRILLMVVVGGAGYFFGPFIGAAVVILLPEVLRFTEGYYLIIYSALVIVMLVFVPSGLIGIWGRVRDRFWPRQQVRGDMAEGARLQQ encoded by the coding sequence ATGCGCCGTTGGCGGCTGTTCGCAATCGTTCTCTTGCTGCTGGCGGCGATCCTGCTTCCGGTAGGACAGAAGAATTACCTCGTTTACGTCTTGACCTCCTGGCTGATTTTCACCATTGCCGCCATGGGTCTCAACCTGACGCTCGGCTATGCCGGGCAGATCTCGTTGGCGCAGGCCTCTTTTATGGCAATAGGTGCCTATACGACGGCGTTGATAACGCTCGCAGGTTGGCATTGGGTGCTGGCTCTGCCGATTGGGCTTGCTCTGTGTTTCGCCGTGGGTCTCGTGCTCGGTTATCCCGCGCTGAGAGTGAAGGGCCATTTTCTCGCCTTCGTGACGCTCGCTTTCAACACGCTGGTGTTTCTCGTGTTGCGCAACGAGGAATGGTTGACGGGCGGTACCTACGGCCTTTCGGGCATGCCCCGGCCTGATTTCGGTCTATTCTCCACTGATAGGCAGCTGCCCTTCTATTATTTCACGTTAGGTATCACCGTCGTGGCCGCGCTCGCCATGTGGGGTATCGTGCGTTCTCCTTGGGGCCGTGCTTTCAAAGCGCTGCGGGAAAATCCCATCCGGGCCGAAAGCCTGGGGGTCGACACACGCCGGGTGACGCTGCTCGCTTTCGCCATCGGCTCGGCCTACGGCGGCCTTGCGGGCGCCCTCGTGACGCCGCTCGTGCAGTTCATCGAGCCGGGGTCTTTCGGCCTCGCGCATTCGCTGCGCATCCTGCTGATGGTCGTCGTCGGCGGCGCTGGCTATTTTTTCGGCCCCTTCATAGGCGCAGCGGTGGTCATCCTGCTGCCGGAGGTGCTCCGTTTCACTGAGGGCTATTACCTTATCATCTACTCGGCCTTGGTCATCGTCATGCTCGTCTTCGTGCCGTCCGGCCTGATCGGCATCTGGGGACGTGTGCGTGATAGGTTCTGGCCACGCCAGCAGGTTCGAGGCGACATGGCCGAGGGAGCACGTCTACAACAATGA
- a CDS encoding GGDEF domain-containing protein — translation MSLLLSGAGGISLALEGSGAAAVPTFIGIWLIGAGFNTMWQGIRVFYGEAPDWPRSAAVLTFTAIAIAATAGEQRALQNIIYVGVQIFPIVLAAMALQRTPLRLGVLVVFGGIALALTGHIAEASTNLARLIGVLSSERYYDFAAWFLAAALVGGSVCYLGFLLMAIDRLRADLVALSITDDLTGLPNRRGFHEKARAFDKARHRQQSSACVLMIDLDNFKIINDRHGHAAGDACLIHVARVAERVLRRGDILARLSGDEFCLLFPDTDLREAEGIAERLTTALSAEPVEWRGYHISLSASLGLTEWNFSSDCSIHDALEQADAALYRAKREGRDGLAIYAANGSVQ, via the coding sequence ATGTCACTGCTGCTATCCGGGGCTGGCGGAATATCGTTGGCTCTGGAAGGCTCTGGGGCGGCGGCCGTACCGACCTTTATCGGGATCTGGCTGATCGGCGCCGGATTCAACACTATGTGGCAAGGCATACGGGTTTTCTACGGCGAAGCACCGGATTGGCCGCGCTCGGCTGCTGTCTTGACTTTCACCGCAATCGCCATAGCGGCGACGGCCGGAGAACAGCGTGCCCTCCAAAACATCATTTATGTGGGTGTCCAGATCTTTCCCATTGTCCTGGCCGCTATGGCACTGCAGCGTACCCCTCTGAGGCTGGGTGTGTTGGTGGTTTTCGGTGGAATAGCGCTCGCCCTTACGGGTCATATCGCCGAGGCCAGCACAAACCTCGCCCGTCTGATCGGCGTACTAAGCTCCGAGCGATATTACGATTTCGCCGCTTGGTTCCTCGCTGCGGCGTTGGTTGGTGGGAGCGTATGCTATCTGGGGTTCCTTCTCATGGCGATCGATCGTTTGAGAGCCGATCTGGTCGCGCTTTCGATTACTGACGATCTGACGGGCCTACCTAATCGGCGGGGCTTCCACGAGAAAGCTCGAGCATTCGACAAGGCCCGGCATCGCCAGCAAAGCAGTGCCTGCGTCCTCATGATCGATCTCGACAATTTCAAGATCATCAACGACCGTCACGGGCACGCCGCCGGCGATGCATGTCTCATCCATGTCGCACGGGTTGCCGAACGCGTGCTGCGCCGCGGTGACATTCTGGCTCGGTTGAGTGGCGACGAGTTCTGCCTGCTATTTCCCGACACGGACCTCCGTGAGGCGGAGGGGATTGCAGAAAGGCTGACGACGGCCCTCTCGGCAGAACCAGTAGAATGGCGAGGATATCACATTTCATTGTCCGCCAGCTTGGGCCTTACCGAATGGAACTTCAGTTCCGATTGTTCCATTCACGATGCGCTCGAACAGGCCGACGCGGCGCTGTATCGTGCTAAACGCGAAGGCCGAGATGGGCTCGCGATCTACGCAGCGAATGGAAGTGTCCAATAA